A genomic segment from Dermacentor silvarum isolate Dsil-2018 chromosome 11, BIME_Dsil_1.4, whole genome shotgun sequence encodes:
- the LOC119432638 gene encoding uncharacterized protein LOC119432638 has translation MVAAVPSRNGHAASPFAVNDFAAAKAPGHIGQRLAWMENLEDVRMSKCSIQTDCVWQYLQSKTSTVRQAHRGWALKEEEYVKNIRLNLDTTDPNMGVVRATCSPSMKSGVYVVSAWFQKTTGNVVGAHCQCVAGLSETCQHVAAALLAVAEKAADKTTCTDIPCRWIVPPEAKKPAPRLPLKEIAFQRHLVNQPARQKLKRDYDPSSKLVPCGDVAALKKKLCTSSPTLQLLRYLGTAEHKPPKRVVDTIKLKIADSDNLCDKHVQCIISDHLQSQSALDDAQREHIRLQTVGQADNKQWHAARTGRLTASMFKRYCRCVKPEGLLKTVLYPNGKAMSEAIVYGRNHEKDAVDSYVQLQQLRGTNVQIQETGLHIHQQYPFLAASPDRIVLLDGEEGLLEVKCPFSKKGLAVEEACIDKRFCCFLEEDNEVVLKKDHPYYFQVQGQMAITGHAWCDFVIWIENDEAGEPDFIHVQRIYFNRDFWENEMLPALLHFAKWALVPELITQRVKRLGRLYLNGQYVSYKKLQQGFYVCKPGHGLAVTLQRLK, from the exons ATGGTGGCAGCGGTGCCTAGCCGaaatggccacgccgccagccCTTTTGCCGTCAACGATTTTGCCGCCGCCAAAGCCCCTGGACACATCGGGCAACGCCTGGCTTGGATGGAAAACTTGGAAGA TGTCCGCATGTCGAAGTGTAGCATACAAACTGACTGTGTCTGGCAGTACTTGCAGTCGAAAACTTCGACCGTGCGTCAGGCCCATCGAGGCTGGGCACTGAAAGAAGAAGAGTACGTGAAAAACATCCGCTTGAATTTGGACACTACCGATCCCAACATGGGTGTGGTACGAGCTACGTGTTCTCCCTCAATGAAGAGTGGAGTTTACGTAGTTTCTGCGTGGTTTCAGAAAACAACGGGCAACGTCGTTGGAGCGCACTGCCAATGTGTCGCCGG CTTGAGTGAAACCTGCCAGCATGTTGCTGCGGCGTTGCTAGCAGTTGCAGAGAAAGCAGCTGACAAGACGACTTGCACCGACATTCCATGCAGATGGATTGTACCTCCAGAAG CCAAGAAACCAGCTCCAAGATTGCCCCTCAAAGAAATTGCATTCCAGCGACACTTGGTCAACCAACCAGCTCGCCAAAAACTAAAAAGGGATTACGACCCCTCCAGTAAGTTGGTGCCATGTGGCGACGTGGCTGCTCTGAAAAAGAAGCTGTGCACTTCTTCCCCAACGCTGCAGCTATTGCGTTATCTTGGCACTGCAGAACACAAGCCTCCCAAGAGAGTAGTTGACACAATAAAACTTAAGATAGCAGATAGCGACAACTTGTGTGACAAACATGTACAGTGCATAATAAGTGATCATCTACAATCACAGTCGGCTTTAGATGATGCTCAGCGTGAACATATCCGCCTTCAAACTGTAGGCCAGGCAGACAACAAACAGTGGCATGCTGCACGCACTGGCCGTCTAACTGCATCCATGTTCAAAAGGTATTGCCGTTGTGTAAAGCCTGAAGGCTTATTGAAGACTGTGCTTTATCCTAATGGTAAAGCAATGTCTGAGGCCATAGTTTATGGACGGAACCATGAAAAGGATGCTGTTGATTCCTATGTGCAGCTCCAGCAGTTGAGAGGCACAAATGTGCAAATCCAAGAAACTGGGCTGCACATTCATCAACAGTATCCTTTTCTGGCAGCCTCACCCGACAGAATTGTTCTTTTAGATGGAGAGGAAGGCCTCTTGGAGGTTAAGTGTCCCTTCTCGAAGAAGGGTCTTGCAGTTGAGGAGGCATGCATAGACAAGAGGTTTTGCTGTTTTCTTGAAGAAGATAATGAAGTGGTACTTAAAAAAGATCACCCCTATTACTTTCAAGTGCAAGGGCAAATGGCCATCACTGGCCAcgcatggtgcgattttgtcatTTGGATAGAAAATGATGAAGCAGGTGAACCAGACTTCATTCATGTACAGAGGATATATTTTAACCGTGACTTTTGGGAAAATGAAATGCTGCCAGCCCTTCTGCATTTTGCAAAATGGGCACTTGTACCCGAGCTGATAACACAGCGCGTGAAACGACTCGGCAGGTTATATTTAAATGGGCAGTATGTTTCATACAAAAAACTGCAGCAAGGCTTCTATGTTTGCAAGCCTGGACATGGCCTTGCAGTAACATTACAGAGGCTGAAATGA